A stretch of Candidatus Latescibacterota bacterium DNA encodes these proteins:
- a CDS encoding GWxTD domain-containing protein: MRWYSLRAVSVAVIMIAIGFFSPVSTLIISSCLASNSQGMEAHTSEVDLRMRLDLDEMVAYDSMRPLMSTEQRVEYLSLHGSSARMTWMEKFWKQLDPTITTAENERRLEHFERLKLARELFPVESYPGWDTRGDMFIRYGMPATRQRIWATVSQSKLSMPGERWTYGAPDTTFNFIDNDLSGTYRFVVGGTDRDAWTVLREDGLYEAPGDDDVASMIRSTLSDNVDISFETTEAGDLLKEMVELISGRYGIKDYWPSGDENSFFLFPDLDLNMVSFFDILCFSGGDGKIRTEVNLEIPVTELALKQEDSLLKSEVEMRIIVFDMEMKEVASSEEKFTLVSSAGAQSSAAYSLLGQTVMTLDPAPYRIWIEVIDLVGNGRSILKTRKWAHSLEGGLAISDIQFAKKVAESDRPSRYMKNNLVVIPHPLHLYRKPFPVTVYFEVYGLNTDDEDHTFYTVKYEIIPVRDDSPGSVINERPKSITSGFDTGGFGSTQPTRMLIATGELEEGPYILAVTVMDRRTREEVTKESRFSIIE, encoded by the coding sequence ATGAGATGGTATAGTCTGCGAGCCGTATCCGTGGCTGTCATAATGATAGCTATTGGTTTTTTCTCACCGGTATCAACCCTGATTATCTCATCATGTCTCGCGTCGAACTCACAAGGTATGGAAGCGCATACTTCCGAGGTGGATCTTCGGATGAGACTGGACCTGGATGAGATGGTCGCCTATGACAGCATGCGTCCATTGATGAGCACGGAGCAGCGGGTCGAATATCTTTCCCTTCATGGAAGTAGCGCCAGGATGACCTGGATGGAAAAATTCTGGAAGCAGCTTGATCCAACGATAACGACTGCCGAGAATGAGCGCAGGTTGGAGCATTTCGAAAGATTGAAGCTCGCGAGGGAACTGTTTCCTGTCGAGTCATATCCAGGCTGGGACACTCGGGGGGATATGTTCATCAGGTACGGCATGCCGGCCACGAGGCAGCGTATCTGGGCGACCGTCTCGCAAAGCAAGCTGAGTATGCCTGGAGAAAGGTGGACGTACGGAGCTCCCGACACGACCTTCAATTTCATCGATAATGATTTAAGTGGTACATACAGGTTTGTCGTGGGAGGGACAGATCGCGACGCGTGGACCGTTCTCCGTGAAGATGGGCTCTATGAGGCGCCCGGGGACGATGATGTGGCGTCTATGATAAGATCGACCCTTTCCGACAATGTTGATATATCTTTTGAGACTACCGAGGCCGGCGACCTTCTGAAGGAAATGGTGGAACTGATCTCCGGGAGGTACGGGATCAAGGACTACTGGCCTTCGGGAGACGAAAACAGTTTCTTCCTTTTTCCCGATCTCGATCTGAACATGGTCTCTTTTTTCGACATCCTCTGTTTCAGCGGAGGTGACGGAAAGATCAGGACGGAGGTGAATCTCGAGATCCCTGTTACAGAGCTTGCTCTGAAACAGGAAGACAGCCTGCTGAAGAGTGAGGTCGAGATGAGGATTATCGTATTTGATATGGAAATGAAGGAAGTGGCTTCTTCAGAGGAGAAGTTCACTCTCGTGTCAAGTGCCGGGGCTCAATCCAGCGCGGCGTACAGCCTGCTCGGGCAGACTGTGATGACACTCGATCCGGCTCCCTACAGGATATGGATAGAAGTCATCGATCTTGTAGGGAATGGCAGGTCGATCCTGAAGACGAGGAAGTGGGCCCATTCGCTCGAAGGGGGACTGGCTATCAGTGATATCCAGTTCGCCAAAAAAGTGGCTGAGTCGGACAGACCCAGCAGATATATGAAAAACAATCTCGTTGTCATCCCTCATCCATTGCATCTATATAGAAAGCCATTTCCGGTCACTGTCTATTTCGAGGTCTATGGCCTGAATACGGACGATGAGGACCATACATTCTACACTGTCAAATACGAGATAATACCAGTCCGGGACGACAGTCCAGGTAGCGTGATAAATGAAAGACCGAAATCGATCACATCCGGTTTCGATACCGGTGGATTCGGATCTACCCAGCCGACGAGGATGTTGATAGCTACTGGCGAACTCGAAGAGGGGCCATATATTCTGGCTGTCACGGTGATGGACCGAAGGACCCGCGAGGAGGTCACCAAAGAGTCCAGGTTTTCCATCATTGAATAG